The sequence GCGCACGCTGCGGAGGCTGACCTCGTCGGTGCGCTCCAGGACGATGAGGACGTGCTTGCTCGTGGCGATGCCGTCGAGCAGCGCGACCACGGTCTTCGTCGAGGGGACGTCTCCGGCGGAGAGGCTCTCGATGACGTGGAGGCGGGCGCCGCGCGCGCGGTCGGAGAGGGCGCCGAGCAGAGCCGCGGCGATCATCTTCTTGGGGGTGCGCTGCGAGTAGTTGCGGGGCGTGGGTCCGTGGACGATGCCACCGCCGGTCATCTGGGGGGCGCGGATCGAGCCCTGACGAGCGCGGCCGGTCCCCTTCTGCTTGAACGGCTTGCGGCCGGCGCCGGAGACCTCGCCGCGGCCCTTGGTCTTGTGCGTTCCCTGGCGCGCCGCGGCGAGCTGGGCCACGACGACCTGGTGGATGAGCGGGACGTTGGTCTGCACGTCGAAGATCGACGCGGGCAGGTCGACGGAGCCGGTGACTGCACCGGTCGCGTCGAGGACGTCGAGCTGGGTGTCGGTAGCCATGACTACTTCCCCTTCACTGCGTTGCGGACGAAGACGATGCGGCCACGCGCGCCGGGCACTGCGCCCTTGACGAGCAGGAGGCCCTTCTCGGCGTCCACGCTGTGGACGACGAGGTTCAGCACGGTGACGCGCTCGCCGCCCATGCGACCGGCCATGCGCATGCCCTTGAAGACGCGGCTGGGGGTCGAGGAGGCGCCGATGGAGCCGGGCTTGCGGTGGTTGCGGTGCGAACCGTGCGAGGCGGAGACTCCCTTGAAGTTGTGGCGCTTCATGACGCCGGCGAAGCCCTTGCCCTTGCTGGTGCCGACGACGTCGACCTTGGTGCCGGGCTCGAAGGCGCCGACCGTGATCTCCTGGCCGAGCGAGTACTCGGCGAAGTCGGCCGTGCGGACCTCGGTGAGGTGGCGGCGCGGCGTGACGCCGGCCTTCTCGAAGTGGCCGGTGCTCGGCTTGTCGGCCTTGCGGGGGTCGATCTGGCCGTAGGCGATCTGGATGGCGCCGTAGCCGTCGACCTCGGGCGTGCGCACCTGGGTGACGACGTTCGGGGTGATCTGCACGACGGTCACGGGGATGAGCTTGTTGTTCTCGTCCCACACCTGCGTCATGCCCAGCTTCGTGCCGAGCAGACCGGTGAAAGTCCTGTTAGCGGTAGACATGGGTTCCCTTAGAGCTTGATCTCGATGTTGACGTCGGCCGGGAGGTCGAGTCGCATGAGCGAGTCGACCGCCTTCGGCGTCGGGTCGACGATGTCGATCAGACGCTTGTGCGTGCGCATCTCGAAGTGCTCGCGGCTGTCCTTGTACTTGTGGGGGGAACGGATCACGCAGATCACGTTCTTCTCCGTGGGCAGCGGCACCGGGCCGACGACCGTGGCGCCCGCGCGGGTCACCGTGTCGACGATCTTCCGGGCCGAGGAGTCGATGACCGAGTGGTCGTACGACTTAAGTCGGATGCGGATCTTCTGTCCCGCCATGTGTGACTCTCTCTCTTTCGTGCGTCATGCGGCCTCGGACCGTATTGGACGCGTGTGTCCCTCGCTCGGATCCGCGCGCCTCGTGGCGTGCCTCTCCGTGGTGCACCCGGGCGCGCATCGTGGGACGCGGCCTCGGGCAGCTCGTGCACCCGCCCGCATGCGGGCGCCGACGAGCTGTGCTCATCCGGTGGGTGTCGGTGCTTGTGCTCTGCTGCCCGCG is a genomic window of Clavibacter capsici containing:
- the rplD gene encoding 50S ribosomal protein L4, which gives rise to MATDTQLDVLDATGAVTGSVDLPASIFDVQTNVPLIHQVVVAQLAAARQGTHKTKGRGEVSGAGRKPFKQKGTGRARQGSIRAPQMTGGGIVHGPTPRNYSQRTPKKMIAAALLGALSDRARGARLHVIESLSAGDVPSTKTVVALLDGIATSKHVLIVLERTDEVSLRSVRNIPTVHVLSYDQLNAYDVLVSDDIVFTKGAYDAFVASKTAKEEVAA
- the rplC gene encoding 50S ribosomal protein L3, whose translation is MSTANRTFTGLLGTKLGMTQVWDENNKLIPVTVVQITPNVVTQVRTPEVDGYGAIQIAYGQIDPRKADKPSTGHFEKAGVTPRRHLTEVRTADFAEYSLGQEITVGAFEPGTKVDVVGTSKGKGFAGVMKRHNFKGVSASHGSHRNHRKPGSIGASSTPSRVFKGMRMAGRMGGERVTVLNLVVHSVDAEKGLLLVKGAVPGARGRIVFVRNAVKGK
- the rpsJ gene encoding 30S ribosomal protein S10, translated to MAGQKIRIRLKSYDHSVIDSSARKIVDTVTRAGATVVGPVPLPTEKNVICVIRSPHKYKDSREHFEMRTHKRLIDIVDPTPKAVDSLMRLDLPADVNIEIKL